In a genomic window of Pseudomonas putida:
- a CDS encoding AMP-binding protein, translating to MTIMNFAHTVGNLAVRFGDREALVNIERNRRYNFRELHSLTNRVVNMLRGRLGLRRGDVYLCILENDNISLFHAWTALKGDAAAAYANYRDAFEEHRWQIEFLRPKVVFIENALIDRYFDSLHDQGITVVCMDPPEHPRAGLLYFWDLLDGVPDHNPGVDNDTQKDTLVYRFTGGTTGQSKCVAYTIENWMALRDSMYLEAEQPYQPDTRFLHMAPISHGSGLGLLPTLYRGGCTLTQNVPDLARLCRNIEAEKVTMTLLVPTMIYRLLELPESRDYDLSSLQTMAYGAAPMSPAKLRQAQERFGNIFMQIYGATECLHAVALLGKADHLTQNDKQLSSAGRIAVGAEILIVDDNGQEVPLGTTGELWVRSRGTISGYFKNPQGTAQEFHDGYWKSGDLGYIDQEGFLYLVDRKKDMIITGGFNVYAIEVEAALNAHPAVLNSAVVGIPHEEWGEAVHAEVILKDGQIVSVDALIEHVKGRLGRFKAPKSVQFVDALPLSVVGKVLRRQVREKYWKDKTRCVS from the coding sequence ATGACAATAATGAACTTCGCACACACGGTCGGTAACCTGGCCGTGCGGTTCGGCGATCGGGAAGCCCTGGTCAACATCGAGCGCAATCGCCGCTACAACTTCCGTGAACTCCACTCGCTGACCAACCGCGTCGTCAACATGCTGCGCGGGCGTCTTGGGCTTCGCCGCGGGGATGTCTACCTGTGCATCCTGGAAAACGACAACATCTCGCTGTTCCATGCCTGGACGGCGCTCAAGGGCGACGCCGCCGCTGCCTACGCGAACTATCGCGACGCTTTCGAAGAGCATCGCTGGCAAATCGAATTCCTGCGCCCCAAAGTGGTGTTCATCGAGAACGCGTTAATCGATCGTTACTTCGACTCGCTTCACGATCAGGGCATCACCGTCGTCTGCATGGACCCTCCAGAACACCCGCGTGCCGGCCTGTTGTATTTCTGGGACCTGCTCGACGGCGTGCCGGATCACAATCCGGGCGTCGACAACGACACTCAAAAGGACACGCTGGTCTATCGCTTCACCGGCGGCACCACCGGTCAGAGCAAGTGCGTGGCCTACACCATCGAAAACTGGATGGCGTTGCGCGACTCGATGTACCTGGAAGCCGAGCAACCCTATCAGCCGGACACCCGCTTCCTGCACATGGCGCCCATCAGCCATGGCTCCGGACTGGGGCTGCTGCCGACGCTGTACCGCGGCGGCTGTACCCTGACCCAAAACGTCCCGGACCTGGCCCGCCTGTGCCGCAATATCGAAGCAGAAAAGGTCACCATGACCCTGCTCGTGCCGACCATGATCTATCGCCTGCTGGAATTGCCTGAATCACGGGATTATGACCTGTCTTCGCTGCAGACCATGGCCTACGGGGCAGCACCGATGAGCCCGGCCAAGCTGCGCCAGGCACAGGAACGCTTCGGCAATATTTTCATGCAGATCTACGGCGCCACTGAGTGCCTGCATGCCGTGGCGTTGCTCGGCAAGGCCGATCATCTGACCCAGAACGATAAACAACTGTCTTCGGCCGGGCGCATTGCCGTCGGCGCGGAGATCCTGATCGTCGATGACAATGGTCAGGAAGTGCCTTTGGGCACGACGGGTGAGTTGTGGGTGCGTTCCCGGGGCACCATTTCGGGTTACTTCAAAAACCCGCAAGGCACGGCGCAGGAATTCCACGATGGTTACTGGAAATCCGGCGACCTGGGTTACATCGATCAGGAGGGCTTTCTGTACCTGGTCGACCGCAAGAAAGACATGATCATCACCGGTGGTTTCAACGTGTACGCCATCGAGGTGGAGGCGGCGCTCAATGCCCACCCTGCGGTGTTGAACTCGGCCGTCGTGGGTATTCCACATGAAGAGTGGGGTGAGGCGGTGCATGCCGAAGTGATCCTCAAGGATGGCCAGATCGTCTCGGTCGATGCGTTGATCGAGCACGTCAAGGGGCGCCTGGGTCGCTTCAAGGCACCCAAGTCCGTCCAGTTTGTCGACGCCCTCCCGCTCAGTGTCGTGGGTAAGGTGCTGCGCCGTCAGGTGCGTGAAAAGTACTGGAAAGACAAGACGCGTTGCGTGTCCTGA
- a CDS encoding DUF1254 domain-containing protein, which produces MNEWKVLLASCALLATGLPAAHSQVLPGAQVPVTVDNFARAESDRYFAMTIKRAAGLGQFFHWRQLVPAGAQTVVRPNRDTLYSTAVFDLDAGPVSITLPDAGKRYISLALINEDHHVVDVDYAAGQYTVSRAQVGTRYVMLGVRILVNPADPADLSQVHALQDAIAVTQANGPGRFDVPEWDESSRARIRDALAVLGQSLDDSRDMFGKTSDVDPVRHLIGSATAWGGNPQKDAFYQIVTPERNDGLTPYRLVVDQVPVQAFWSISVYDADGRFRPNALEAYTLNNLTAKKDQSGRVSVQFGGCTASTDNCLPIMPGWNYMVRFYLPQKSILDGSWKLPQAQPAS; this is translated from the coding sequence ATGAACGAATGGAAAGTGCTGCTGGCGTCTTGCGCGTTGCTGGCGACCGGTCTTCCCGCCGCACATAGTCAGGTATTGCCGGGCGCGCAGGTGCCGGTAACGGTCGACAATTTTGCCCGAGCCGAGTCTGATCGGTATTTCGCCATGACCATCAAACGGGCAGCAGGGCTGGGCCAGTTCTTCCATTGGCGGCAACTGGTCCCCGCAGGCGCCCAGACCGTCGTGCGGCCCAACCGCGATACGCTTTATTCCACCGCAGTCTTCGATCTGGATGCCGGGCCTGTCAGCATCACCCTGCCGGATGCGGGCAAGCGCTATATCTCGTTGGCCCTGATCAACGAAGACCATCATGTGGTGGATGTTGATTATGCCGCCGGCCAGTACACCGTGAGCCGGGCGCAGGTGGGCACCCGCTACGTCATGCTCGGTGTACGGATCCTGGTGAATCCGGCTGATCCTGCGGACCTGAGCCAAGTCCATGCTCTGCAGGACGCCATTGCCGTGACCCAGGCCAATGGGCCGGGGCGCTTCGACGTGCCGGAGTGGGATGAATCGAGCCGGGCCAGGATTCGCGATGCGTTGGCCGTTTTGGGCCAGTCGCTGGACGATTCAAGGGATATGTTCGGCAAGACCTCTGACGTGGACCCGGTACGGCACTTGATCGGCAGCGCAACCGCATGGGGCGGCAATCCGCAGAAAGACGCGTTTTACCAAATCGTCACACCTGAACGTAACGATGGTCTGACCCCTTATCGCCTGGTCGTGGACCAGGTACCGGTTCAAGCCTTCTGGTCGATCAGTGTTTACGATGCCGATGGCCGGTTTCGGCCAAATGCTCTTGAGGCCTACACCCTCAACAATCTGACCGCGAAGAAAGACCAGAGCGGGCGAGTGTCCGTGCAGTTTGGCGGTTGCACGGCCAGCACGGACAATTGCCTGCCGATCATGCCGGGGTGGAACTACATGGTGCGGTTCTATCTGCCGCAGAAGTCAATTCTGGACGGCAGCTGGAAATTGCCCCAGGCACAGCCGGCATCCTGA
- a CDS encoding DUF1214 domain-containing protein: MTVTSRLARGSGIFVASLLAGAIQCASAVAAESPVTSPPVFADQQVSDAYIYLLGRLLVMRQQQLDFQEGMTWNHLVHRKPGAVDWPNPNLDVAYSEAWVAVDEHSCTQVSVPKITDRYYTVQLLNGWGETLANINERAFADHPDGEFAVCLKGAKVDLPANTRRIDLPVRTARVLSRVELGSDWNVAERLQHQFSMRPTGTPQLPPVPKAPIFELYKLPTVEAFDTASVALEEPDLNPGMQTLQAQVRGIAEQIKQPGERARIDQQIKTHAFANLASAASTIGPGTLRDGWVRPATSGAYGSDYLTRTLIDLGGIWANTSAEVNYYRGARDADGKVLDGGHSYSLTFPREQLPSGFARYFWSVTATNSKTFRVLPNSLDRFLLNNQSDLHYNADGSLTLYFGPQLPPGAAQNNWLPTVAGEPFRLMLRYYGAKGPVASGEYFPPALVRL; this comes from the coding sequence ATGACAGTAACTTCACGTTTGGCGCGTGGCAGTGGCATCTTTGTCGCTTCCTTGCTCGCAGGGGCGATCCAGTGCGCCAGTGCCGTCGCCGCCGAATCGCCCGTTACATCACCACCTGTCTTCGCTGACCAACAGGTCAGCGATGCCTATATCTACCTGCTCGGGCGTTTGCTCGTCATGCGCCAGCAGCAGCTGGATTTTCAGGAGGGCATGACCTGGAACCACTTGGTGCACCGAAAACCCGGTGCGGTTGACTGGCCCAATCCCAATCTCGACGTCGCCTATTCGGAGGCCTGGGTGGCCGTCGATGAGCACAGTTGTACCCAGGTGAGCGTGCCGAAGATCACCGATCGTTATTACACGGTGCAACTGCTCAATGGCTGGGGGGAAACCCTGGCCAATATCAATGAACGCGCGTTCGCTGACCATCCGGATGGAGAGTTCGCGGTGTGCCTCAAGGGCGCGAAAGTGGATTTGCCGGCCAATACCCGGCGAATCGACCTCCCGGTACGCACGGCACGCGTGTTGTCGCGGGTGGAACTGGGCTCGGATTGGAACGTCGCCGAGCGACTGCAACATCAGTTCAGCATGCGACCTACAGGCACGCCTCAATTGCCGCCCGTGCCGAAGGCGCCAATATTCGAGTTGTATAAGCTACCCACGGTGGAAGCGTTCGATACCGCTTCGGTGGCGCTTGAGGAGCCTGACCTCAATCCGGGCATGCAGACGCTGCAAGCTCAGGTGCGTGGCATTGCCGAGCAGATCAAACAACCCGGCGAGCGTGCGCGTATTGACCAGCAAATCAAGACGCATGCCTTTGCCAATCTTGCCAGCGCAGCGTCCACCATCGGACCGGGCACATTGCGCGATGGCTGGGTTCGGCCTGCGACTTCGGGCGCCTACGGCAGCGATTATCTGACCCGGACGCTGATCGACCTTGGCGGCATCTGGGCTAATACCAGTGCGGAGGTCAACTATTACCGTGGCGCGCGGGATGCTGACGGAAAGGTCCTCGATGGCGGGCACAGCTACTCACTGACATTCCCTCGTGAACAATTGCCCTCCGGTTTTGCACGGTACTTCTGGTCCGTCACGGCCACCAACAGCAAAACGTTCCGGGTGCTGCCCAATTCGCTTGACCGGTTCTTGCTGAACAATCAATCGGACCTGCACTACAACGCCGACGGCTCCCTCACGCTGTATTTCGGACCGCAACTGCCACCTGGGGCGGCCCAGAACAACTGGCTGCCGACTGTGGCAGGCGAGCCGTTCCGGTTGATGCTGCGCTACTACGGCGCCAAGGGGCCGGTGGCCAGCGGCGAGTATTTCCCACCCGCGCTGGTGCGGCTATGA
- a CDS encoding NAD(P)-dependent alcohol dehydrogenase: MTTCIGYGVHEANAPLEPLRFERRALRDDDVAIDIDYCGVCHSDTHYVHNDWKSTRFPCVPGHEIVGRVTAVGLAVSRHRPGDIVAVGCLIDSCQQCAACEQHQEPHCTLGMTPTYNGLDRISGEVTRGGYAQHIVVRESFVLRVPPSLDPRFTGPLLCAGITVWTPMREHGVKAGTRLAVVGLGGLGHMAVKLGVALGAEVTVITTSPGKADDARALGAHHVLLSSEPQAMKGAASSFDLILDTIPRTHNVNPYLMLLARQGTLVLVGALEPLEPIHGALLAVNNRSIAGSLIGGLEQTQELLDFCATHRVLPDCEMIDIKDINQAFTRMQNNDVKYRFVIDMASLMDVEVA, translated from the coding sequence ATGACCACCTGCATCGGCTATGGCGTCCACGAAGCCAACGCCCCACTCGAACCCCTGCGTTTCGAACGCCGAGCCTTGCGCGACGATGATGTCGCCATCGACATCGACTATTGCGGCGTCTGTCACTCAGACACGCATTACGTGCACAACGACTGGAAAAGCACGCGTTTCCCTTGTGTACCGGGCCATGAAATCGTCGGCCGGGTCACCGCCGTCGGGTTGGCCGTCAGCCGACATCGCCCTGGCGATATCGTTGCCGTGGGTTGCCTGATCGACAGTTGCCAGCAGTGCGCGGCCTGCGAGCAGCATCAGGAGCCGCATTGCACCCTGGGCATGACACCAACCTATAACGGCCTGGACCGTATCAGCGGTGAAGTGACCCGCGGTGGCTACGCCCAACATATTGTGGTGCGTGAGTCATTCGTATTGCGGGTACCGCCTTCGCTGGACCCGCGCTTCACTGGTCCATTGCTGTGCGCAGGCATCACCGTCTGGACACCAATGCGTGAACACGGGGTCAAGGCCGGCACGCGTCTAGCGGTGGTCGGGTTGGGCGGACTGGGGCATATGGCGGTCAAACTGGGGGTGGCATTGGGCGCCGAAGTCACGGTGATTACCACTTCGCCAGGCAAGGCTGACGATGCTCGCGCCCTGGGCGCGCACCATGTGCTGCTATCCAGCGAACCCCAGGCCATGAAAGGCGCCGCGAGCAGTTTCGATCTGATTCTGGACACTATCCCGCGCACCCATAACGTCAATCCTTACCTGATGCTGCTGGCCCGCCAGGGTACGCTGGTGCTGGTCGGCGCCCTGGAGCCGCTGGAGCCGATACACGGGGCCTTGCTGGCGGTGAACAACCGCTCCATTGCAGGCTCGTTGATCGGCGGGCTGGAACAGACCCAGGAACTGCTCGACTTCTGTGCCACGCACCGGGTGCTGCCGGACTGCGAAATGATCGACATAAAGGACATCAACCAGGCGTTCACGCGCATGCAGAACAATGATGTGAAGTATCGATTCGTGATCGACATGGCGTCGCTCATGGATGTCGAGGTGGCCTGA
- a CDS encoding acyl-CoA reductase has translation MTHPIAPMIIRGQIITDNLIEVGGRGGDLSFLTPDASKYIDQLPLGNPARLADLYTLSFDDILDYAVELGKRLALDKNQYLQEACELSYLTAPTTPTIVKGSYMGLPHMLTREFITEMAETTVGIQYLEGWVPQTLLDGTELEVRCFGARTLHIVAGNAVSLSLWTIIRNMVLRSDAIIKAPSNDPFTALAIARTMVDMAPDHPLTKHLSVAYWKGGDEAFEQRLYQPQNLEKIVAWGGFASMKHVTRYIQPGLELISLDPKRSASIIGQETFDSEANMREAAVRLAADIGAINQKGCVCARVVYVQSGTDEQGLEKLNTFGQYVYDAMIGLPNTLSTTPKRYDQGLKAHVDALRLDDEWYRVIGGKEGEGAIICSQLPEPVSFSASLDDRTANLVPVDDLSEMMAAVDAYTQTVGVYPESIKDQLKDVLPLYGAQRIVSLGYAAAMKFAAPQDSIEPMRRMGKWISNQIAAPQTSAAPWLRPSI, from the coding sequence ATGACCCATCCCATTGCACCGATGATCATTCGTGGTCAGATCATTACCGACAACCTGATTGAAGTGGGTGGGCGTGGCGGCGACCTGAGCTTCCTCACCCCCGACGCAAGCAAATACATCGACCAATTGCCGCTGGGCAATCCGGCCAGACTCGCCGACCTGTATACCTTGAGTTTCGATGACATCCTCGATTACGCCGTCGAACTCGGTAAACGCCTGGCGCTGGACAAAAACCAGTACCTGCAGGAAGCCTGCGAACTGTCGTACCTCACCGCGCCCACCACCCCGACCATCGTCAAGGGCTCCTACATGGGCCTGCCGCATATGCTGACCCGTGAATTCATCACCGAGATGGCGGAAACCACGGTCGGTATCCAATACCTTGAAGGCTGGGTACCGCAGACACTGCTCGACGGCACCGAACTTGAGGTGCGTTGCTTCGGTGCACGTACCCTTCACATCGTCGCCGGTAATGCGGTGTCCCTGTCGTTGTGGACCATCATCCGCAACATGGTCTTGCGCAGCGACGCGATCATCAAGGCGCCGTCCAACGACCCGTTCACCGCGCTGGCCATTGCCCGCACCATGGTCGACATGGCCCCTGATCATCCGCTGACCAAACACCTCTCGGTGGCCTACTGGAAGGGCGGCGACGAAGCGTTCGAGCAGCGCCTGTACCAGCCGCAAAACCTGGAGAAAATCGTCGCCTGGGGCGGATTCGCTTCCATGAAGCACGTGACGCGCTACATCCAGCCCGGCCTGGAGCTGATCTCCCTCGACCCCAAACGCAGCGCCAGCATCATCGGCCAGGAGACCTTCGACAGCGAAGCGAACATGCGCGAAGCGGCGGTGCGCCTGGCGGCCGACATCGGCGCGATCAATCAGAAGGGCTGTGTTTGCGCGCGGGTGGTCTATGTGCAAAGTGGCACCGACGAACAGGGCCTGGAAAAACTCAACACGTTTGGCCAGTACGTCTATGACGCGATGATCGGCTTGCCCAATACCCTGAGCACGACCCCCAAGCGTTACGACCAGGGCTTGAAGGCGCATGTCGACGCGCTGCGCCTGGATGACGAGTGGTACAGGGTTATCGGCGGCAAGGAAGGTGAGGGCGCGATCATCTGTTCACAGTTACCCGAACCAGTGTCTTTTTCCGCCAGCCTGGATGACCGCACGGCCAACCTGGTGCCGGTCGATGATCTGAGCGAAATGATGGCTGCGGTTGACGCCTATACCCAGACCGTCGGTGTCTATCCGGAAAGCATCAAGGATCAGCTCAAGGATGTGCTGCCGCTGTATGGGGCTCAGCGCATCGTTTCCCTGGGATACGCCGCCGCCATGAAGTTTGCCGCGCCACAGGATTCCATCGAGCCGATGCGGCGCATGGGCAAGTGGATCTCCAATCAGATCGCCGCGCCACAAACCAGCGCCGCGCCGTGGTTGCGTCCGTCGATCTGA
- a CDS encoding TetR/AcrR family transcriptional regulator, producing the protein MARRGLLKPGNEKKVASSPCQDNIQVELPARPRKQPKQARSVALVDALKTAGREILEGEGREALSIYRLSDYSGVAISSIYEYFPTIDSLIGAIFEDYRADVREQVIASIHALPDTATLCDGIELVLRTGLCALHRWLQVDSELSLKSAHYGELVRLDIVKPERFWISMVIPALVQRFTDQVLVRDREKAGFLAYQAVTALPRALMIENPEYLLDDDTVRLLTRMLHALLTTPDAE; encoded by the coding sequence ATGGCCCGCCGAGGCCTCCTGAAACCGGGCAACGAGAAGAAGGTGGCGTCCTCTCCTTGCCAAGACAACATTCAGGTGGAACTGCCCGCCAGGCCACGCAAACAACCGAAGCAGGCGCGTTCGGTTGCCCTGGTCGACGCCCTGAAAACCGCCGGGCGGGAGATCCTCGAAGGGGAAGGGCGCGAGGCGTTGTCGATCTACCGATTGTCCGACTACTCGGGCGTCGCGATCAGTTCGATCTACGAATACTTCCCCACCATCGATTCGCTGATCGGCGCGATTTTCGAGGACTATCGCGCCGATGTCCGTGAGCAAGTGATCGCCAGCATCCATGCGTTGCCCGATACCGCCACCCTCTGCGACGGCATCGAATTGGTGTTGCGCACCGGCCTTTGCGCCTTGCATCGCTGGTTGCAGGTCGACTCGGAGCTGAGCCTCAAGAGCGCGCACTACGGAGAGCTGGTGCGTCTGGACATCGTCAAGCCGGAGCGCTTCTGGATTTCGATGGTCATTCCGGCCTTGGTGCAGCGTTTTACCGATCAGGTTTTGGTGCGTGACCGCGAAAAAGCCGGTTTTCTTGCCTACCAGGCCGTCACCGCTTTACCCCGGGCGCTGATGATCGAGAATCCCGAGTACCTGCTCGATGACGACACCGTTCGCCTACTGACGCGCATGCTCCATGCGCTGCTGACCACGCCAGATGCGGAATAA
- a CDS encoding acyl-CoA dehydrogenase family protein: MKMQKATDAQRQAVESFRTFLALEVTPVIRKFRGRSIPAERMREITQGVAEFGLPGASIAPAFGGMGFSVITEAMLLEELCVVSCEVAHCVIGNMLVASVLADLPVAQQKLRDQYLPDLLAGRSFAGFYLPQTDAQAEGGVNAWQTADGWVINGAHEQVCNGLYCDFLIAQVRTERGALCHVLVEREQHGYTSRILDRPTLNGMFSARVSFSNVRLPVSQVIWEEQNRLERQTRLLEQVDVCAALLSIGLTRAVQEACIAAAQLPDSPGCSCASQPLAALRIAEMATRLEAARLMCLRAYSLIDDGTPCQLQASMARWLASETALKACQNALQLPGGKELSAALDLERLVRESIVLPSPNGLTDAQKFSIANALMGISIQPTFNVVAP; this comes from the coding sequence ATGAAGATGCAGAAAGCGACTGATGCACAGCGACAGGCGGTGGAAAGTTTCCGTACCTTCCTCGCGTTGGAGGTGACGCCCGTGATTCGAAAGTTTCGGGGTCGTTCCATCCCTGCGGAAAGGATGCGCGAAATCACCCAGGGCGTTGCCGAGTTCGGCTTGCCCGGCGCCAGTATCGCGCCGGCTTTTGGTGGCATGGGTTTCTCCGTCATCACCGAGGCCATGTTGCTTGAGGAACTGTGTGTAGTCTCATGCGAAGTCGCCCACTGTGTCATCGGCAACATGCTCGTTGCGAGCGTACTGGCAGACTTGCCTGTGGCGCAGCAAAAGTTGCGCGACCAGTATTTGCCGGACTTGCTGGCAGGTAGAAGCTTCGCCGGTTTTTACCTGCCACAGACCGATGCCCAGGCAGAAGGGGGTGTCAATGCCTGGCAAACGGCCGACGGTTGGGTGATCAATGGTGCGCATGAGCAAGTGTGTAATGGTTTGTACTGCGACTTTCTCATCGCCCAGGTGCGCACTGAGAGAGGGGCGCTGTGTCATGTACTGGTAGAGCGTGAGCAACATGGCTATACCTCGCGAATCCTCGACAGGCCCACCCTGAACGGCATGTTCAGCGCCCGAGTGTCATTCAGCAACGTGCGCTTGCCTGTCAGCCAGGTTATCTGGGAAGAACAGAACCGCCTGGAACGTCAGACCAGGCTGCTGGAACAGGTCGACGTTTGCGCAGCCTTGTTATCGATTGGTTTGACGCGGGCCGTGCAGGAGGCGTGCATTGCCGCCGCGCAACTCCCCGACAGTCCTGGCTGCTCCTGCGCATCCCAACCGCTGGCGGCCCTCAGGATTGCAGAGATGGCGACTCGACTCGAAGCGGCGAGGCTCATGTGCTTGCGGGCCTATTCGCTGATCGATGACGGCACCCCTTGCCAGCTTCAGGCGAGCATGGCCCGCTGGCTGGCGAGCGAAACCGCACTCAAGGCTTGCCAGAATGCGCTGCAACTGCCCGGTGGAAAGGAGCTGAGCGCGGCATTGGACCTCGAGCGCCTTGTGCGCGAGTCCATCGTACTGCCGTCTCCGAATGGCCTGACAGACGCGCAAAAATTTTCGATCGCCAATGCGCTCATGGGTATCAGCATCCAGCCGACGTTCAACGTCGTGGCGCCCTGA
- a CDS encoding acyl-CoA dehydrogenase family protein, giving the protein MSDTSAAFLGEQEIMIRDSARKVAAEVVAPTAAERDRSAAWPRRELQDVAELGFLGMLIPEEYGGAGASFVEYCLAIEEFAAADTGFATLIHVHNSVGLAVARLGNEEQKRKYLPDLASGKRIGAFLLSEPHAGSDTAAFRTQARREGEHYVINGSKQFISNGNEAGLGLVLAVTDKAAGKQGSSLLIVDPQQNPGYVVARVEHKMGQRSAHVAQIQLEQCRVPVSNLLGEEGAGYRSVMGSLSEGRVAIAAVATGTARAALEAAVGYAKEREAYGAPIIQLQGVAFDLADMAAQVDVAHHYMVHAARLCEAGVACAKEASMAKLFASEMAEKVCSDALQIHGGYGYLNDFPVERYCRDVRVTKIYEGTSHIQKLIIARSLG; this is encoded by the coding sequence ATGAGCGATACATCCGCAGCGTTCCTCGGCGAACAGGAAATCATGATCCGCGACTCGGCGCGCAAGGTGGCCGCAGAGGTCGTTGCCCCCACGGCGGCCGAACGTGACCGTAGCGCCGCCTGGCCCCGCCGTGAGCTGCAAGACGTTGCCGAACTGGGCTTTCTCGGCATGCTTATCCCCGAAGAATATGGCGGTGCCGGTGCCAGTTTTGTCGAGTACTGCCTGGCCATCGAGGAGTTCGCTGCCGCCGACACCGGATTCGCCACCCTTATTCACGTCCACAACTCGGTGGGCCTGGCCGTGGCGCGGCTGGGTAATGAAGAACAGAAGCGCAAGTACCTGCCGGATCTGGCCAGTGGCAAGCGAATCGGTGCCTTTTTGCTCAGCGAACCCCACGCCGGCTCCGACACGGCAGCGTTCCGTACCCAGGCTCGGCGCGAAGGCGAGCACTACGTCATCAATGGCAGCAAGCAATTCATCTCCAACGGCAACGAAGCGGGCCTGGGCCTGGTGCTCGCGGTGACCGACAAAGCGGCCGGCAAGCAGGGCAGCAGCCTGTTGATCGTCGACCCGCAGCAAAACCCCGGTTATGTCGTGGCACGGGTGGAGCACAAGATGGGCCAGCGCTCGGCCCACGTTGCGCAGATCCAGTTGGAACAATGCCGGGTACCGGTATCGAATCTGCTCGGTGAGGAAGGGGCCGGCTATCGCAGTGTGATGGGGTCGCTGTCGGAAGGACGGGTGGCCATTGCCGCCGTTGCCACCGGTACCGCGCGCGCAGCGCTGGAGGCGGCAGTGGGCTACGCCAAGGAGCGCGAGGCCTATGGCGCGCCGATCATCCAGCTGCAAGGGGTGGCATTCGACCTGGCAGACATGGCGGCGCAAGTCGATGTCGCCCACCACTACATGGTGCATGCCGCGCGGCTTTGCGAGGCAGGGGTGGCCTGCGCCAAGGAAGCATCGATGGCCAAACTGTTTGCCAGCGAAATGGCGGAAAAGGTGTGTTCCGACGCGCTGCAGATCCATGGCGGCTATGGCTATCTCAACGATTTCCCGGTTGAGCGTTATTGCCGCGATGTGCGGGTGACCAAGATCTACGAAGGCACCAGTCACATTCAGAAGTTGATCATCGCACGCAGCCTGGGCTGA